DNA sequence from the Nicotiana tomentosiformis chromosome 3, ASM39032v3, whole genome shotgun sequence genome:
AACCTAGATACTTATTAAAAACTGCAAAACATAAAGAATATAGGTAAATaagtttttaatatagtatagctaggtaaaatacctattttttttttactcaGCCCATTTGACCTACCAATTCAGCCCATTTAAATTTGGGCTAAAATGTAGCCTAAATGAGCTAAAATGTAGCTCAAATTGACCCATGAGAAACCTtatcaaaatatttttgaatttttttgttgttgttgtttttatgttatataTAGCTATAATAAAGAATAAAAAGTTTTATTAGTTTTGTTTGGTAATTAAATAAATggtaagaaaataaagaaaaaaaatattattacttgaTAAAAATTGGACGAGTTGGGTTATGATCCGCTTGTTAACCTATTTTGACCTAGCCCATCTCAGCTCAAGTAATCTTTGGGTGGGTTATTTATTAAAATGTAAGATCTATATAAACTTATAAAGAACAGTTAAATGAATTATACTAAATAtccgggggagggggggggggggtgtttggTGAATAAATAGGAGGAGGAAAACATACCAGTTAAAGCAAAAGGCCACCATAGAGAAGTGATTGCACCAGGCCTAGACCAAAGCCCAATGGATCTGTAGATAAAATATTCACCGAgtgaaagaaaaaaaggaaaaattaacCCAAATAACCGTCAAGCCAAccaattaaactaaaaataggcGATCAaagtataatatatgtattatttatgaattatatatgtataatcgcGTATAATGAATGTATAATCTACCGTGAAggctatttgtataaagatcCCAATTAATTAGCCTGGCCCAACCAAGTTCGAAATATTAACAAAGTAATGATTAGTTGAAAGTGTTGAAACTGGGTGGAGGGGATAAACTCGAGACCGATCAAAGCAAGACTTGTTAGTCTCAAATCTTTCTGGCAATTCAAAGTTTGTAATCAGCAAATGGCCTCAGAAAATGGTTGTAAATGGAACAAAACTGCTCTTCTTGTCATAGACATGCAGGTATATCTTTGTTATATTCTTCTTATTCAGCATAAAAGCAATCATTTCTTCGAATTTCTTGATTTATTTgacaatatataatttttacttataTTTCCAGAAAGATTTTGTACTACCAGGTGCTCCTATGCTAGTTAAAGGAGGCGAAGCTATTGTTCCTAACGTTATCAAGACCGTTGAGGTTACAAGAAGCCGCGGCATCCCCATTATTTGGGTATTCTTAACTTGCTCCTAAATTTGTCACAGccctttttctttgcctttttaGCTGCAAAGTTAAAATCTTTCTTTGATTAACAGGAATTATTGACGGATTTAACTGACTGTGCAAACTTATATATATTTACACTATCCATGTACTTTAACTTATTACAATGTGCAAGCAGCCTTATTTTTAGGTTACTAgttctagtttatgtgaattgTTACGCGTAGTTATTTTTTAGGTGACATTATAGACTGCCGGTAAAGTTGCCGCCATGTGACGgcttcgagccgtggaaacagcctcttgcagaaatgcagggttaGGCTGCGTACAACacacccttgtggtccggcccttccctggaccccgcgtatagcgggagcttagtgcactgggCTGCCCTTTTATTATAGACTGCCAGTGTGTGGAAGTTAAACTTGTTACTAACATACAAATCCCATGTGGCCCATTTGTTGTAGGTTGTCCGTGAGCATGATCAATTAGGTAGAGATGTTGAATTGTTTCGTCGGCATTTATATGGTGAtggaaaaccaaaaccaacatcAAAGGGTAGTGTGGGGGCAGAGCTAGTTGATGGGCTTGTTATTGAGGAAGATGATTACAAATTGGTGAAAACACGGTTCAGTGCATTTTTTAACACGAACCTTCATTCGTATCTTCAGGGCATTGGCATTACCAACTTGGTCATTATTGGTAATTGGATACTTATAATCGAGTTTTTCTCCAGCTATAGACTTTATGGTTCGATTAACTGATGTGTTTGTATTTGTCAAATGGCTGATAAATTTTCTTGTTTAGGTGTTCAAACTCCAAACTGCATACGGCAGACTGTCTTTGATGCTGTAGCATTGGACTATGAACGTGTTACGGTCATTATAGATGCCACAGCTGCTGCTACTCCTGATATACATATCGGTATGTATTATTCCCCAGCACCTAGTGAAGGGTAACAGATTTCACAAAGCAGACGTTTAGGTGCTTCTTTACTTATTGAACTGTTTTTTCTAAATAGCATATGGCTACTTGCCCTTTAATCTAGGTATGAGCGGACTTGATTagtattaactattaaataaCTTTATACAATATCTTATTTTAAATGGTTAAAAATTACAATTGACGATCACTTAACCGGATCATAAGTTCAGACCACAGGGGTCGACATTTCTCCTCATCCTCGATACATGCATTTATGCTTACTTTGTAGATGGTGAGGATGGTTTAAAATTAGGACTACAGCCATTGAATTTTAGCGGTTGATGAGAAGCGTGTTAGGCTAATAAAACTGTTTTCTTTGTGGCTTGGATTAGGCAAAAATTGCCGAACCACATAAATCTTGTGAAGTTTATTTGCACTTAGATGCATAGATCAATATTCCACATATTTGAAAGTCAAGACACCCAGGTGGCCTTATTTTCTGCCTCGGAAAGCTTGAAATTAAGAAATTACTGTGTAAAATGGTTCAGATCCATACTTTTCTAAGCAATAATCTTAAGTTTGGATCCATACTTATCTAAGCCATAAACTCGAATATTCAGGAAATACAGAAGAACTCTGAAAGTATATCAAACAATAACTTTCAACTGTAATCATGTTTTGCACTACGACATTCACTAAAACATATGAGCTATTTTCGACTATTCGTGTTTGCCCTTGGCAGCAGCTGCTTGCACAAGTCGTAGAGAAGTCAGACATGGTACCGGTCCTTCAAACTGTCTAGATCATGGAACAATTATAGCGTTCAAACTAGGAGACTGCCAATGGTCATCATTTGTctataaaaaaatatatgtatttaatAATAACAGTTTTAGTATACCATTGGTGATTGGATGTATTCCTCTATTTGTAAACCAGATCCAACTCTAATAAGAGTCAGTTTTTCATCTGTGAATGGTGAGGTACAACCTGAGACTTTCTTTTCACATTTTCTTCTTTGGGGGCTAGGTTGGAGGTGGACAGCGGAAAGATTTCCAGACTTAAACTAAGTTTCACTGCTTCTGTTGGTTTTCACTGCTTTGTTCCTTGCGATTTCGGTATTTTTATGTACTTTGCTAATTTAGACATTAAATTGTGTCTTACATGACAATTCCTGTAAGTTCCATTTGTAGGGTGAAAGAATTATTGGTCTCTTCCTCATTTGAGAGCAGCGATCCAGCCTTTCAGTTTAATTGGCGGATCTGTTCTGCTGTGTTTTGGTGGTCTTAGGCTCTTAGCAATCCTATTTTTAATGAAACTAGTTTTTCCTGCTTTGGCCTAAGTGAAACTGAAACTTAAAACATAAGCTCATGTGAACCCATGATCTTGGTTCTTTAAAAGCTAATTTGACATCGATCTCACCTGGATTCATTTAAAGCAAAAGCAGATGTTTGGATCATTTATAATCCATCTCAAGCTGCTGATAGCTGTGCTGTTTTTTTTGTGTTGCAGCGAACATATTTGACATGAAAAATGTGGGGGTGGCAACTCCTACGTTAGAAGAATGGTGCCGGTCTAAGGAGCAATACAAGTGCTAGTTAAATCAGACGCAGATTATGTATAAAAGCAATAAATCTGGAACAGCATGTCcgaatttttttctattttctggATCGACATATTTACCTTCATCTGTTGGATCTAATCTGTTTCTTCTTTCCCCGTGTACATTAGTTACTAGTATAAGTTTTGGGGTTTGATTGTTATTTGGTTATTGTAACCGGCAATATGACTTGACACGTTTATTTGTGGACCTTTCTGGCAAATATATACCCGAACTTCTGGACTTGTTAGTACGTTATACTCACGGCCTATGGCTACGACTAAaatcaggggcggagctagcaTGACTCTTCCGGGTTCGATCGAATCCAGTAATTTTTGTTTGTCTTAAGATATCTatgtaaaaattattaatttagaactcagtgACATAAACGGGTTAGAATTCCAAATCCATTACATTTAATTGGCTTCGCCTCTGGACTAAAATTGATTACTACTACTTCCATGACAACCTGTTATCGGTCCACCTTGTGACTAGCCCGTTTGAAGTTTATTTCCTTCAAAATATTTACTATTATATTAATTTATCAAGTATGTCTCCGAATTCTAGGAGTACTggatttgttgttattattaattattatgtaTTGGCAATATTGACTTTGGTAGTGGAAAAAAGATTGCTCTCATTAAATTTAATTTTGTTAGAGATTTAAGGTTAATCTTCCACTTTAAGGATTTTTTTGGTAATAGAATACTGAGGAAAAGTACACTCTATCATAAAAACATTGAGAAAAAGCACTAAAAAGTGcagagtgttataagaaaaattaaattatggtagaTGTCTACTCTTTCTCCacgatcttctcaaatgcttaatgacatattcaatgacatatttctatgcttaatgacatattcaatgacaaaTTTTGcttcactttttatgcctatataaaggcctcgTAATAGATAGGAagatacacacaattgaagaagaaaatctcttccttctctctatctccatttcttgttcatgttttactaaattgcttttatttcataacaacatgtcttgttcatgttttactaagttgctttcattttataacacgttatcagcgcgaattgctcatttcatgatcttctacgtcaagactatgtaaattataagcagacaatgagatcaagtacaatgaaaaatgtcttggatgataatacaaagataagttttacatccatctaaacccattcatactttcatatttttgcattagttttatgtgcagtgtttagtaaaaatatttttttcaattgtatccagtgaaataaagaactggaaaggtatgtctttatttgctacatctcttataggacaaagataatattccaacgtatatatatgttctcACCTTTTACATATTATGATAGATAactattaaggtaatttagtaataatatttttgccataacatgatgtatttcattgaaagcaaaattgacatatatcctaactagcatttttgttgcagaggaactgtttcaagattgaaatagttatatatatcttcttgaaagttaatttacttatgcctataattataaagtaataatattttaaagactCGAGTGCGAATCCTAGTAaattttggcctattatgccaaagattgagggtaagacaatgggttcaagtcccaatgcactatgttgatgaaaagacgttggattcaagttccaacgcattatggcctagcatgcctttatatgggtaaggcattgggtttgagtcataatgcaccatattgataataataataataataactaaagaaaaaataatgtaattttcatgaaaaagcatgaagcttgtcccacttgatttgctccattcttgaagtgaatgtgatagcagtgcatgataagtctgaataaagacaagtggttgaccaatgaatgtgggcgtgcgaaaggccaaaataataatagttatcactatggtaattataaaaagggagaaattctttgaagagaatgtgacttgtgataaacattgagattgatactcattcctgaaagtgaatgtgaaaatatatatatatgataaagattatgcataataatgtacttgtgcatagttggataaatactacaactcgcCTCTAAgagaggtttgagacaaagaaagataatgaatattattgtatagttacataaatatatcattggtcgaatacatatgatacgccaaaaatattttgtcatgccttatgatagttattaaaagcaaaattaaagcaagaaattattttgcttgtgatgattttgaacatgacaattattatgatatgattctctttgtgaaggagacattcattatttggatggtgtgacaaaagatcttgtagtacaaaagcagttaagagctctgaaagaactaatttgttactaaccggatgaatgaaattatttatgacattaatattgtagtaaatctcaaaaaaaaatattttgatttacaaatatattagccaaagtagttggcatattgagactataaatgaaaagaagattgaatatctttatattactataatcataccgggtaaatataaaaggttacctgacttttcttctatttgtactacacaagtataagcatgatgatgcaatcacaagccacaagtaaactaaaggtttactgaaataaatattagttggcatgaccggttgaccatctcgattcaattatgatgcgaaaaaattaattgagaattacattggcatatattgaagaaatataagattcttcaagaattctcttgtgctgcttattctcatgatataccaattaaggttgggattgaatcccttgatttctggaacgaataaaaggtgataaatatatgggcccagtcaccttccatgtggaccgtttactattatatggttttaatagatacatctattctttggtcacatgtgcatttgttgtcAACTTgaagtttggcttttgcaagattggttgctcaaattattagagcacagttccaaaatataaattatgattatttatcttgataatactggtttaaatccaagttggtttagcagaaattgtatgcctccaattataacTAAACCAttagttatgagaacaaaatttccaaaataaaatttggtatgtgatgtattatttaatatacaacagtacttgtacgcatctagccaaattaagataagttctccctatcacaatcgatTCAGAGTcaagaaccaaataatttccatctagaaatatgaatgtgctatatgatttaattattccaccacaatgtacaaagatggatccccaaataaggctagggatatgtgtcggtgatcccaacaatagggggagaaaataggcagctaaaaaagtaatgcatgtaatgaattattatgagtacatctcgATCCTCGtatgagaaaatgtgaacttgaagttcaagggataattcatttgcaaaatattgccaggcgtatttgctgacccaaagttaaatatcatattcagctgctaatgctccaaataaaataaagttcataatgaatagagtctatggcatgcatgaagcataatagactaatcggttccaaagataaaactcatttaaaaaggagaggagcaaatgttcaagatggtcataataaagAGGCAaatgctctagaagagcaccacgacataacacttcataagacctcatgggaaaggctcaggtacctgaaaataataagataaagagatctcaataagttatgtctttattgggtaatagtagaaccgatataaaatgatcgtcgacgatattgttaatttaatgtagcgctcaatattattaatattgacgaggatcttgagctcaaatctatcatgaaatttggacaaatAAATGATTGGctaaatgaaaaatacgcaatgaaaattgatttcacctgaaaaatatgaagttggacggatagtcccaacacctaaaagtataaagccagtggaggtataaatgcgttcttgtgcggaaaaaaaggcaagtcgataaacataaagacgacttgtgtcacaaaaaaatttgtaaatatcatggcattgattatatagagacatgttctcatgtggtggatgtcgtcatttcaggttttaatcttgcaatataagaaaaacgtgatatgcgtataataaaaatcattaaaggatttaaattgttctgaagcatattaaggtttccaagaaatttattaaataaagcttcaaaaattcttatacggattgaaacaatcagggctcATGTGGTATagtcgcctgagtgagtacctgttgaaaaaAGGGTACAAGaaggattcaatttgtccttgtatctttataaaaagatatggatctaaatttgttataatcaccgtgtatgttaatgatttaaatatcattgcaactcctagggagcttcctaaagtagtagagcttcctaaagcagtagactatttaaagaaagaatttgaaatgaaagatcttggaaagacagaattttgtcttggtctacaaattgagtatatgaaagatggagtttttgtccatcaatcagcatacactaaaataattttaaagtgaTTATATATAGATAAAgtacatccattccgacctcataaaaataatgaagagcttattggtcccgaagtaccatatcttagtgcaattggtgcactaatatatctttctaacattacaaggtctgacataacttttttagttaatgtcttaacaagatatagctctgctcctacaaggagatattggaatggaatcaaacacatattgcgatatctaaaagggactaccatatgagattattttatggcaatgattgtagtcccgatcttgttggttatgtcgATGCTAGGTATTTATATGACTcgcacaaggctcgatctcaaacaggctatgtgtttacatatggaggcactgccatatcttggcgatcgactaagcaatcaatcgtggctacttcatctaatcatgctgagataattgctattcatgaagcaagtcgagaatgtgtatggttgaggtctataatatactttattcgagacaaatatggtttgaagtgtgataaactacccacaattttgtatgaagacaatacaacatgcatagcccaattgaagggaggatttataaaggggataggacaaagcaaatttcaccaaagttatttttcacacatgatcttcaaaagaatggtgatatcaatgtgaaacagatccgttcaagtgataatatggctaatctgttcaccaaatctctacccacgtcaaccttcaagaaactagtgtacaagattgggatgtgaaggctcaaggatgtgaattgattctctcatcagggggagttaatacgcgttgtactctttttcccttacaaggttttgtcccactgggttttccttgcaatatttttaacgaggcaattaaAAGGCGAATTTCTAAACAtgtatactctttttccttcactagaattttttttcccatagggttttttcttaataaggttttaacgaggcacattatctatggacatccaaggggaagtgttataagaaaaatcaaattatggtggatgtctactcttcctccatgatcttctcaaatgtttaatgacatatttctatgcttaatgacatattcaatgacaaatgtttcttcacttttcatgcctatataaaggctttgtaatagataggaagatacacacaattgaagaagaaaatctcttccttctctttatctccatttcttgttcatgttttactaaattacttttatttcataacaatatgTCTTGTTCATGCTTTACTAAGTTGCTTTCATTTTATAACACAGAGAACAAATTTAGTAGTAGTACTACATTTTAGTGGATCAACATAAGTTTTAAGCACGTAATTGGACGAAGGGTTTACCTTTTAGATATGCCACCTTTAATCACTGGCCTGCTCAAATATTTAATTTAGGATTAGTGTTCGTGTAATGAACTTCTCACTCTCTCCGTGTGTAATTAAAATGAGTTTATTAGCAAGATCGAGCAGGCAAAACTACAGAGATGCTACCTCGGTTACTTTGACAAAAAACAGTTAATTTCTTATAAATAACTAGTCTAGAATTAATCCTATGAAATCAAGAGCTGTCCGTAATTAGTATGCGTGTGATTATACTCATATCCCCGTTAAAAGGCTTACCAACAATAATTAGGTTGTTTTGTTTCAGTGGTTCAACTTTTACTTACAAAAAATCTAAATAAACTAAGTTGATTTGCTTAAATATATAAACCAAATCATAACAAATATTAAACAAATGAATTCATTTGTTTtggttttactttttttaaaatttgaataCCTTGCGAAAATTCCTGGTATGTATCATAATCCT
Encoded proteins:
- the LOC104118502 gene encoding probable inactive nicotinamidase At3g16190 isoform X3; amino-acid sequence: MASENGCKWNKTALLVIDMQVVREHDQLGRDVELFRRHLYGDGKPKPTSKGSVGAELVDGLVIEEDDYKLVKTRFSAFFNTNLHSYLQGIGITNLVIIGVQTPNCIRQTVFDAVALDYERVTVIIDATAAATPDIHIANIFDMKNVGVATPTLEEWCRSKEQYKC
- the LOC104118502 gene encoding probable inactive nicotinamidase At3g16190 isoform X1, which translates into the protein MASENGCKWNKTALLVIDMQKDFVLPGAPMLVKGGEAIVPNVIKTVEVTRSRGIPIIWVVREHDQLGRDVELFRRHLYGDGKPKPTSKGSVGAELVDGLVIEEDDYKLVKTRFSAFFNTNLHSYLQGIGITNLVIIGVQTPNCIRQTVFDAVALDYERVTVIIDATAAATPDIHIANIFDMKNVGVATPTLEEWCRSKEQYKC
- the LOC104118502 gene encoding probable inactive nicotinamidase At3g16190 isoform X2: MEQNCSSCHRHAGAPMLVKGGEAIVPNVIKTVEVTRSRGIPIIWVVREHDQLGRDVELFRRHLYGDGKPKPTSKGSVGAELVDGLVIEEDDYKLVKTRFSAFFNTNLHSYLQGIGITNLVIIGVQTPNCIRQTVFDAVALDYERVTVIIDATAAATPDIHIANIFDMKNVGVATPTLEEWCRSKEQYKC